A window of the Henningerozyma blattae CBS 6284 chromosome 10, complete genome genome harbors these coding sequences:
- the RNY1 gene encoding ribonuclease T2 (similar to Saccharomyces cerevisiae RNY1 (YPL123C); ancestral locus Anc_8.621) has translation MLVSNLANILFSLRDTNTDPQVTFQDKNLIPNVIANATCPIEIPLSCHNNTFVEDSCCFEYPGGIFLQTQFWDYQPSRKGLNKTEIEKELGPLDSFTIHGLWPDNCDGTYEQFCDQSLMIDDVSNLLNSKQFNDPNSNNDISGKELLHLLNTYWKSDRNDDESLWIHEFNKHGSCISSLKPKCYDRWNSQYQQDKDDSFKQYKKQAVFDYFKTTYNLFKKLDTFEILASNNIVPSIDKSYTLKEITDALSKEFDNKKVLISCDNKNSLKEIWYFNLISGSLLNEKFIPIDSLDSKFSNCKPTNIKFYPKGYFPKHSKPQPPDKTLPRLRGIIRLSGFNGFLIRNGHWYNRGTPANFELITSPFGNYYLKSRNGYCGINGLKKLVCNKSYNNAVQFEYDSKTGHLGYSNIFDWGSTSYPSGNKQSDVFLGDEYTYNYKLKFLRFP, from the coding sequence ATGCTAGTATCTAATCTAGCCAACATACTTTTCTCTCTAAGGGATACTAATACAGATCCTCAGGTGACTTTCCAAGACAAAAATCTAATTCCAAACGTAATTGCAAATGCCACATGTCCAATTGAAATACCATTAAGTTGCCATAATAATACATTTGTAGAAGATTCTTGTTGTTTTGAATATCCTGGAGGTATCTTCTTACAAACACAATTCTGGGATTATCAGCCTTCAAGAAAAGGTTTAAATAAGactgaaattgaaaaagaattggGCCCCTTAGACTCTTTTACAATTCACGGTTTATGGCCTGATAATTGTGATGGAACATATGAACAATTCTGTGATCAATCTTTAATGATTGATGATgtatcaaatttattaaactctaaacaatttaatgatccaaattcaaataatgacaTTTCTggtaaagaattattacatttattaaatacatATTGGAAATCTGATagaaatgatgatgaatctCTATGGATTcatgaatttaataaacatGGTTCATGcatttcatctttaaaaCCAAAATGCTATGATAGGTGGAATTCTCAATATCAACAAGATAAAGATGATTCatttaaacaatataaaaaacaagctgtttttgattatttcaaaaccacctataatttatttaaaaaattagacacttttgaaattcttgCATCGAATAATATTGTTCCAAGTATTGATAAATCCTATacattaaaagaaataacaGATGCtttatcaaaagaattCGATAACAAAAAAGTTTTGATTTCTTGTGATAATaagaattctttaaaagaGATTTGGTACTTTAATCTAATTAGTGGctctttattaaatgaaaaatttattccaATCGATTCATtagattcaaaattttcaaattgtaAGCCAacaaatatcaaattttacCCAAAAGGATATTTTCCAAAGCATTCTAAACCACAACCTCCTGATAAAACTTTACCACGGTTAAGAGGTATAATAAGATTATCAGGGTTTAATGGATTTTTAATTAGGAATGGCCATTGGTATAATAGAGGAACACCTGCAAATTTTGAACTAATAACCTCTCCATTTGGCAACTACTATTTAAAATCTCGTAATGGTTATTGTGGCATAAATGGATTAAAAAAACTCGTTTGCAATAAATCTTATAATAACGCTGTTCAATTTGAATATGATTCTAAGACTGGTCATTTAGGATactcaaatatttttgattggGGTTCAACTTCTTATCCTAGCGGTAACAAACAGAGTGATGTTTTCTTGGGTGATGAATATACATATAATTAcaaattgaaattcttAAGATTTCCGTGa
- the TBLA0J00480 gene encoding uncharacterized protein (similar to Saccharomyces cerevisiae SPC29 (YPL124W); ancestral locus Anc_8.622), with product MGEQTRRLNDLERDHDSFCEQVRQMAGDTTTTYTPANKSYDELLRKQLRDGDKVLDNPIFPRNESFSRLNNRSNEININHTAGSGSSIMNQNIEDKLFFLDRKVNDMQKLLNRSAQRENEMLSIIKDLEARQSELFRAIVQLNDRNERNMDRILNSISSISKQRQIQSSLTNGYSSRNMLDDDERSSYNEYEPLDDNNSINSSKNFTK from the coding sequence ATGGGTGAGCAAACTAGAAGACTAAACGATCTTGAGAGAGATCACGATTCCTTTTGTGAACAGGTACGGCAAATGGCTGGAGATACTACAACTACATATACCCCTGCTAATAAGTCATACGATGAATTACTCCGAAAACAACTACGAGATGGTGACAAAGTTTTGGATAATCCTATATTTCCCAGAAATGAAAGCTTTTCCCGACTCAATAATCGAagtaatgaaataaatattaatcataCTGCTGGTAGCGGAAGTAGCATTATGAATCAAAATATcgaagataaattattcttCTTGGATAGAAAGGTAAATGACATGCAAAAGCTTTTAAATCGTTCAGCTCAACgagaaaatgaaatgttatcgattattaaagatttagaaGCACGTCAATCTGAATTATTTAGAGCTATTGTTCAACTAAATGACAGAAATGAAAGAAATATGGATCGAATCTTAAATAGtatttcatcaatttcaaaGCAACGTCAAATACAATCCTCACTTACTAATGGGTATAGCTCACGAAACATGTTGGATGATGATGAGAGATCGAGTTATAATGAATATGAGCCTCTGGATGATAACAACAGTATAAATTCTAGTAAAAACTTTACAAAATGA
- the RRP1 gene encoding Rrp1p (similar to Saccharomyces cerevisiae RRP1 (YDR087C); ancestral locus Anc_8.221): METSPFVKQLGSNNRVVRENALENVKKYLKNRRLGKTKQIEFDKLWKGLYFAMWFSDRPRPQQRLADELGSLYGLYMEGADGSEEKMTENDKSFIKFCKSYWRVMCLEWYNIDHHRLDKYLLLMRRVLFNQLKYLKMREWNEELVQAYIDKVLKKLPLSGDRKVYTGIPMHIVDILLDEWVRLLTEEDDEDDDDEEEPDEDEAALIESIKETPLDKIIAIFQDICSDEDVSKVLKTRIKEELLEDVRLVKWGIIEPLEEDPAEEQESDNDGTEWAGFD; this comes from the coding sequence atgGAAACCAGTCCATTCGTGAAACAATTAGGGTCTAATAACAGAGTTGTTCGTGAAAATGCCTTGGAAAATGTCAAAAAATACTTAAAGAACAGAAGATTAGGCAAGACGAaacaaattgaatttgataaattatggAAAGGTTTATATTTTGCCATGTGGTTCAGTGATCGTCCAAGACCTCAGCAACGTCTTGCCGATGAACTTGGGTCATTGTATGGGTTGTACATGGAAGGTGCAGATGGTAGTGAGGAAAAGATGactgaaaatgataaatcaTTTATCAAGTTTTGTAAGAGTTATTGGAGAGTGATGTGTCTAGAATGGTATAATATCGATCATCATCGTTtggataaatatttattgttgATGAGACGTGTGTTGTTCAAccaattgaaatatttgaagatgaGAGAATGGAACGAAGAATTGGTACAAGCATATATTGACAAGgtgttgaaaaaattaccCTTAAGTGGTGATAGAAAAGTATATACTGGTATCCCCATGCATATTGTGGATATTCTCTTGGATGAATGGGTAAGGTTATTAACCGAGGAAGACGacgaagatgatgatgatgaagaagaaccAGACGAAGACGAAGCTGCTCTGATTGAATCGATCAAAGAAACTCCATTGGATAAGATTATTGCCATCTTCCAGGATATATGCAGCGACGAAGATGTGAGTAAAGTCTTGAAAACAAGAAtcaaagaagaattattggaaGATGTAAGATTGGTGAAATGGGGTATTATAGAGCCACTTGAAGAAGACCCCGCTGAAGAACAAGAAAGTGACAACGACGGTACAGAATGGGCTGGTTTTGACTAG
- the TBLA0J00450 gene encoding transcription initiation factor TFIID subunit 14 family protein (similar to Saccharomyces cerevisiae SAS5 (YOR213C); ancestral locus Anc_8.632), translating to MNDIPTHEATLRVRTIQHLKGSANSVDEYPIWQWSLQLYLLDKNGTQIPCNIIKSCEYILHPSFEKPNRIVDTIPYLLEEEGWGEFNIKIKCQFLFGLGLFTINHDINFDNTEYLVDYSIQVPYNHPMMYKLLIDNNIIEVYGQKQPKESQQQKLMDTPITPQNSMALLNWIKEIPSLDEQTLTEIVQMIINHPAMKHELSSSNMQDDFRILTSQLPDDLLEAIQKLFTEAAKNDKLKSLR from the exons ATGAATGATATT ccTACACATGAAGCTACACTCCGTGTTAGAACAATCCAACACTTAAAAGGATCTGCTAATTCGGTTGACGAATATCCTATATGGCAATGGAGCTTAcaactttatttattagataaGAATGGCACTCAAATACCGTGcaacattattaaatcttgTGAATATATTCTACATCCATCATTTGAAAAGCCTAATAGGATAGTCGATACAATACCCTATCTACTAGAGGAAGAAGGATGGGgtgaatttaatattaagatCAAATgtcaatttttatttggtttaggtttatttacaattaatcatgatataaattttgataacACAGAATACCTGGTAGATTATTCAATTCAGGTACCTTATAATCATCCAATGATGTATAAGCTCttaatagataataatatcatagAAGTATATGGGCAAAAACAACCAAAAGAAAGtcaacaacaaaaattaatggaCACACCTATAACACCTCAAAATTCTATGGCATTACTTAACTGGATTAAAGAAATACCATCACTAGATGAGCAAACCTTAACTGAAATAGTCCAAATGATCATAAATCATCCTGCAATGAAGCATGAATTGTCATCTTCAAACATGCAAGACGATTTTCGAATATTAACGTCTCAACTCCCTGATGACTTATTAGAGGCAATTCAGAAGTTATTTACTGAAGCTGCTAAAAATGATAAGTTGAAAAGTCTAAGATGA
- the KAP120 gene encoding karyopherin KAP120 (similar to Saccharomyces cerevisiae KAP120 (YPL125W); ancestral locus Anc_8.624): MSSSITNLTELNLVTILQQASDVNIANPNAQRLAEQQLKLWETALGFHYLLQSIYLDLSNPLQVRWLAVIQFKNGVERYWRSTRINAISKDEKASIRNRLFEVLDEQNNQLCIQNAQATARIARLDFPSDWTNLFETIDYILKRIQSPSSISDKIHLYNLMIHLNQIIKLLSAATIGRCKPAMQSKMPLIFPSIVRIYLFCFNEWTSSSDSMNPDLIDLQLSYITLKVLRRIVTGGYDSPHKDETVCEFMKLTLSHFELLIENQANFSKFDQYEKFIRCYGKLYYNLISSSPAYFILFPCSIQILISYTQILIEKAPEVYNENSDITGDFWEQTTIRGFLILKKIINFVNKKGVITIKARSDKASIDSSIEKINNDFLNEQLIIKLLDILIEWYLKLRPIDLQNWFADPEEWINEQMSTSYEYQIRPCAENFFQDLMNSFPKLLVPYLLNKIQNNSSASMVNTQEAFLLRDSLYSSFQLSASVVSDMVDFDKLFVEVFLPTATNVKTPKDQLRIIRRRVSLIINEWSIVKCSEETKKLCYEYFNDLLMSDDDKVVQLTAIQSLKTMIDDWNFKKDSFEPFLKNVVNILLRKILPTVSLTETRLYVLNTLSDIIIQTKPLISNDLLIEILQIVPQLWEISSTNPSESILSNALLRLLKNLVNSLGPKSHLTWDIAIPAFTIACDPTSPQYALLNEDGYELWSYLLQNYSEKEVKLSSKFIDALPFLESGVEMHSEILPTLLELVKSYTLILNQQEYFSIPVFSNIFGKLCVHLLKLRDDSYYLLLQIWEILILSNESDYEKYLLQNFFSTGILTAIFDGIFQEESLSSYQCNQLLQLIGRIAYVNPNALIEFLQSYHQNLPSSVENMELPMMERKIVYKDMTFDSIINKLLSIWINCFKDLYDPKQKKLHILGMSSLLRTGLITIFVEFPNIASIWIEMLEEINETSNGDCEKYHLNDVITEQSAEFFHLTCEQVRQHELNKNNDPVHNISLKECIKQTMQFLESHLGEKRYNEFISNVPVHLIENLRLFLGISPSK; this comes from the coding sequence ATGTCTTCTAGTATAACTAATTTAACAGAGTTGAATTTAGTTACTATTCTTCAACAAGCTAGCGATGTTAATATTGCAAATCCAAATGCCCAAAGATTAGCTGAACAGCAATTAAAGCTTTGGGAAACTGCACTGGGATTTCATTATCTGTTACAATCAATCTATTTAGACTTATCTAATCCTTTACAAGTCAGATGGTTAGCTGTAatacaatttaaaaatggtGTTGAAAGGTACTGGAGATCAACTAGAATTAATGCTATCAGTAAGGATGAAAAAGCATCTATCCGAAATAGATTATTTGAGGTTCTAGACGAACAAAATAACCAATTATGTATCCAAAATGCACAAGCTACTGCAAGAATTGCTAGATTAGATTTTCCATCGGATTGgacaaatttatttgaaactATAGACTATATATTAAAGAGAATTCAATCTCCAAGCTCTATATCGGATAAGATTCatctttataatttaatgattcatctaaatcaaattattaagttATTAAGTGCAGCAACTATTGGTAGATGCAAACCGGCAATGCAAAGTAAAATGCCCTTAATTTTCCCATCTATTGTAagaatttatcttttttgttttaatgaATGGACTTCAAGTAGTGATTCTATGAATCctgatttaattgatttgcAATTATCCTATATCACTTTAAAAGTCCTTAGAAGGATTGTAACTGGTGGATATGATTCCCCTCATAAGGACGAGACAGTTTGTGAATTTATGAAGTTGACCTTATCACATTTTGAACTTCTAATTGAAAACCAAGCTAATTTTAGTAAATTTGAtcaatatgaaaaatttattagatgtTATGGTAAgctatattataatttaatttccaGTTCCCCAgcatattttattctatttcCTTGTTCAATACagatattaatttcttataCGCagatattaattgaaaaagcGCCTGAAGtttataatgaaaattctgATATAACTGGTGATTTTTGGGAACAAACCACTATACGTGGgtttttaattctaaagaaaataataaactttGTCAATAAGAAAGGAGTTATTACTATAAAGGCAAGAAGTGATAAGGCAAGTATTGATTCATCCATTgagaaaattaataatgatttctTGAATGAGCAactcattattaaattattagatattcTAATTGAATggtatttaaaattaagaCCTAttgatttacaaaattgGTTTGCAGATCCGGAGGAATGGATTAATGAGCAAATGTCAACGAGTTACGAATATCAAATTAGACCTTGTGCTGAGAATTTCTTCCAAGATTTGATGAATTCTTTCCCAAAATTATTGGTACCTTATCttttaaacaaaattcaaaacaaTTCTTCGGCTTCAATGGTTAATACCCAAGAGGCTTTCTTATTGAGAGATTCTTTATATTCTAGTTTCCAATTAAGCGCCTCTGTAGTTAGTGATATGgttgattttgataaattatttgttgaaGTGTTTTTACCAACTGCAACAAATGTAAAGACTCCCAAAGACCAActtagaattattagaagacGTGTATCATTGATAATTAATGAATGGTCTATTGTAAAATGTTCagaagaaacaaaaaaattatgctatgaatattttaatgatcTTCTTATGtctgatgatgataaagtAGTTCAATTAACAGCAATCCAATCTTTGAAGACTATGATTGATGACtggaattttaaaaaagattCGTTTGAaccatttttgaaaaatgtgGTCAATATCTTGTTAAGAAAAATCTTGCCAACAGTCTCATTAACGGAAACAAGATTATATGTTTTAAATACCTTAagtgatattattatacaaaCAAAGCCTTTAATATCAAATGATCTtctaattgaaatattacaaatcGTACCACAATTGTGGGAAATTTCGTCCACAAATCCAAGTGAAAGTATTTTATCTAATGCATTATTAagattattgaaaaatcttGTAAACTCATTGGGTCCTAAATCTCATTTAACTTGGGATATTGCCATACCTGCTTTTACAATAGCATGTGATCCTACCTCACCACAATACGCTTTACTGAATGAGGATGGGTATGAATTATGGAGTTACCTTCTACAGAATTATTCAGAAAAGGAAGTTAAACTTTCAagtaaatttattgatgcCTTACCATTCTTGGAATCGGGTGTTGAAATGCATTCCGAAATCTTGCCAACTTTGTTAGAGTTGGTTAAAAGTTatactttaattttaaatcagcaagaatatttttcaattccaGTTTTCTCAAATATCTTTGGTAAATTATGTGTACATCTACTAAAATTAAGGGAtgattcatattatttgttgttaCAAATTTGGGAAATCTTAATCTTATCTAATGAATCGGATTacgaaaaatatttattgcagaattttttttcaacagGTATATTAACTGCAATCTTTGATGGTATTTTCCAAGAAGAATCACTATCTAGTTATCAATGTAATCAATTGTTACAATTAATTGGTAGAATTGCATATGTCAATCCTAATGCATTAATCGAATTCTTACAGTCCTATCATCAGAACTTACCATCGTCAGTCGAAAATATGGAATTGCCAATGATGGAACGTAAGATTGTGTACAAAGATATGACTTTTGACTCgattataaataaattactaTCCATTTGGATCAACTGTTTCAAGGATCTATATGATCCgaaacaaaagaaattacaTATTTTGGGTATGTCAAGTTTATTGAGAACAGGTTTAATAACGATATTTGTAGAATTTCCTAATATTGCTTCAATTTGGATCGAAATGcttgaagaaattaatgaaactaGTAATGGTGATTGTGAGAAGTACCATTTGAACGACGTAATTACCGAGCAAAGTGCTGAGTTCTTTCATCTCACATGTGAACAGGTAAGACAGcatgaattaaataaaaataacgACCCTGTTCATAATATTAGTCTAAAAGAATGTATTAAGCAAACAATGCAATTCTTAGAATCTCATCTTGGTGAAAAACGGTACAATGAGTTTATTTCCAATGTACCTGTTCATctaatagaaaatttaagATTGTTTTTGGGAATTTCTCCAAGCAAGtga
- the TBLA0J00460 gene encoding telomere repeat binding factor family protein (similar to Saccharomyces cerevisiae TBF1 (YPL128C); ancestral locus Anc_8.630), with product MSLERRLVDQEIPNVLLSQVMLPGLPLTTRLALSSLPILNNVTSQLLQLLLKYRNNISLLFVMTDPTQRLESGETYVFQSLLKIFESTVSIYKNNKRDGSQNLLSVYDTLPSIWTTEDNLPELMSNHHPFWISATRKANLALLILTAFKSIKSSTLDDIAPGILDLLCPNLYLNNSKLSNEQISIFISFKIQHYCYLLEKYLNEIDQPLNTLLDQNVVDSILDDVFSPGFSYELLLKVPLKPHNDINATISDSTDLNESHLVDDSTRKLNDSQKLLILKYNKIKNELSRYTTLQSIRNEYNYKEFLMDLLKFSYNELPTVLFGTDVNLIVPTNASTSTPFIETKNQLLLSTVYSNFQNFDRNIFYATGLNFTIRLDNNNSSSVINISGSNVDSMQPENASPNTSANSSTPPDEINPHLLYIPFNDKYSNMSPILIGSETTRFHTSEAIGVDAIDSIDTAISNNNNINSTTNSHDDHHSNKHHKSSTSVLTNNNHDLLQGQDENVASLSTTAERIINDVSLANNLSIATSPKQHNMRKLPTRRAWSKFEESVLREGLKEYGTSWSKILDSYGPHGKINQVLKNRTQIQLKDKARNWKISLLKHQEPLPFYLEKVTGNLENVLSYRKKGTPVVTKIEKDQSLNMDNMSVSSTHSNTAANTPSLSTVVAAAAVTAATSDMPNKIPLVPNSPSISNKDDNVLFPTHYSNSGNKSHHISAVGDDSAGNPNSNSELQSSHSFESEASSSPDSPSSPLDNNSGSNTDHINGTDSKNNHTSQQSNDNLFNNAETHESNKYDPHLM from the coding sequence atGAGCTTAGAACGAAGATTAGTAGACCAAGAAATACCAAATGTTTTATTGAGTCAAGTTATGCTACCTGGCTTACCTTTAACGACACGCCTTGCGTTATCATCTCTACCGATTTTGAATAATGTTACTTCCCAGTTATTACAGTtgcttttaaaatatagaaaCAATATTAGCCTGTTGTTTGTGATGACTGATCCTACACAGCGCTTAGAGTCAGGCGAAACTTATGTGTTTcaatctttattaaaaatattcgaAAGTACTGTTTCcatttacaaaaataataaaagagaCGGCTCTCAAAATCTATTATCTGTCTATGATACTTTACCATCTATTTGGACAACAGAGGATAATTTGCCAGAATTGATGAGTAACCATCATCCTTTTTGGATTTCTGCTACAAGAAAAGCTAATCTAGcacttttaattttgacagctttcaaatcaattaaatcatcCACATTAGATGATATTGCTCCAGGAATATTAGACTTATTATGCCCcaatctttatttaaataattctaaattgTCAAATGAACagatttcaatttttattagtttcAAAATCCAGCATTATTGTTAccttttagaaaaatatctaaatGAAATAGATCAGCCATTAAACACTCTATTAGATCAAAATGTTGTTGATAGCATCTTAGATGATGTCTTTTCTCCTGGGTTTTCTTACGAATTGTTGTTAAAGGTCCCACTTAAACCTCATAATGACATCAATGCTACGATCAGCGATAGTACTGATTTAAATGAGAGCCACTTGGTTGATGACTCAACTAGGAAGTTAAATGATtctcaaaaattattaatattaaaatataataaaattaaaaatgaattatcaaGATATACAACTTTACAGTCTATTagaaatgaatataattataaggAATTCTTAATggatcttttaaaattttcttacAATGAATTACCTACCGTTTTGTTTGGTACCGAtgttaatttaattgtacCAACTAATGCCAGCACTTCAACTCCATTTATTGAAACCAAAAATCAACTACTGTTATCAACTGTCTATTCAAACTTCCAAAACTTTgatagaaatatattttatgcAACTGGTTTAAACTTTACTATAAGGctagataataataattctagctcagtaataaatatatcagGTAGTAACGTTGATAGCATGCAACCTGAAAACGCATCTCCAAATACATCTGCTAATAGCTCTACGCCCCCTGATGAAATTAACCCACATCTATTATATATCCCATTTAACGACAAATATTCCAACATGAGCCCAATATTGATTGGATCTGAAACTACCAGATTTCACACATCGGAAGCTATAGGCGTTGATGCAATTGACTCGATTGATACCGCAATAtctaacaataacaatatcaaTAGTACCACAAACTCGCATGATGATCACCACTCGAATAAACATCATAAATCTTCTACATCAGTACTGACTAATAACAATCATGATTTGCTCCAAGGTCAAGATGAGAATGTCGCTAGTTTATCTACCACAGCGGAAAGAATAATTAACGATGTATCTTTAGCAAATAATCTATCAATAGCGACATCCCCAAAACAGCATAATATGAGAAAATTACCAACAAGAAGAGCATGGtcaaaatttgaagaaagCGTATTAAGAGAAGGATTAAAAGAATACGGGACCTCATGGTCAAAGATTTTGGATTCTTATGGCCCACATGGGAAGATTAATCaagttttgaaaaatagaaCTCAAATACAATTAAAGGATAAGGCAagaaattggaaaattagTCTATTGAAGCATCAGGAACCATTACcattttatttagaaaaagtAACAGGcaatttagaaaatgttTTAAGCTATCGAAAAAAGGGAACACCAGTTGTAACAAAAATTGAGAAAGATCAAAGTTTAAATATGGATAATATGAGTGTTTCATCAACTCATTCAAACACAGCCGCAAACACACCAAGTTTATCGACAGTAGTAGCTGCAGCTGCAGTTACAGCAGCTACTTCAGATATGCCAAATAAAATTCCTTTGGTTCCTAACTCACCctcaatttcaaataaagatGACAATGTTTTATTCCCTACGCATTATTCAAATTCGGGTAATAAATCTCATCATATTTCAGCCGTAGGAGATGATTCAGCAGGTAATCCTAATAGTAATTCTGAATTGCAAAGTTCGCATTCTTTTGAATCGGAAGCTAGTTCTTCACCTGATTCCCCATCAAGTCCTCTAGATAATAACAGTGGTAGTAATACAGATCACATCAATGGAACAGATAGCAAAAATAACCATACTTCACAGCAatctaatgataatttattcaataatgCCGAAACACATGAATCGAATAAGTATGATCCACATCTCATGTAA